Proteins from a genomic interval of Arvicola amphibius chromosome 14, mArvAmp1.2, whole genome shotgun sequence:
- the Dennd4b gene encoding LOW QUALITY PROTEIN: DENN domain-containing protein 4B (The sequence of the model RefSeq protein was modified relative to this genomic sequence to represent the inferred CDS: inserted 3 bases in 3 codons; deleted 13 bases in 13 codons; substituted 2 bases at 2 genomic stop codons), which produces MKADAVSEGGAMAEERPPRLVDYFVVAGLAGDGAPMPEETWVPEPTGPRRPPRPAEPITDVAVIARALGEEVPQGYTCIQTSAGGHPLELSAGLLGGTQPVICYRRGRDKPPLVELGVLYEGKERPKPGFRVLDTTPYSHSANLAPPGPGHPRTYLMYRRAAEGAGLHALGITDLCLVLPSKGEGTPHTYCRLPRNLNPGMWGPAVYLCYKVGLAKANTLVYEAELLGRYPQEDNEAFPLPESVPVFCLPMGATIECWPAQTKYPVPVFSTFVLTGAAGDKVYGAALQFYEAFPRARLSERQSRALGLLSAVERGRTLGGRAVRSRRAIAVLSRWPAFPAFRAFLTFLYRYSVSGPHRLPLEAHISHFIHNVPFPXPQRPRILVQMSPYDNLLLCQPVSSPLPLSGASFLQLLQNLGPELAITLLLAVLTEHKLLVHSLRPDLLTSVCEALVSMIFPLHWQCPYIPLCPLVLADVLSAPVPFIVGIHSSYFDLHDPPPDVICVDLDTNTLFQTEEKKPLSARTLPRRPYKLLLATLTNLYQQLDQTYTGPEEEASLEFLLTDYEAVCGRRTRLEREVQGAFLRFMACLLKGYRDFLRPLTEAPSEGSRDVDNLFYLQGNFLKSRERSSHKLYSQLLHTQMFSQFIEECSFGSARHAALEFFDSCVDKVHPEQEKPEPTPLVELEELSGSELTVFITPPEDPPVLEGSESAPQYCYDGFPELRAELFESPQEQQGALPVPGPSRSAPSSPAPRRTKQEMKVAQRMALKSAAVPELWARCLLGXCYGLWFLCLPAYVRSAPSRVRALHKAYHVLREMESRKVVLPDEVCYRVLMQLCSHYGQPVLSVKVMLDMRRAGIVPNTITYGYYNKAVLESKWPSGTPGGRLRWAKLRNVVLGAAQFRQPLKDRRQQQQQQQQQQQEMAVHQESGSSQTEPCLECPSPTRPLQRQTTWAGRSLREPSSPTGRLVKSGSLGSARGAQPTVEAGVAHMIEALGVLEPHGSPVPWQDGSLSDLSLTGEELAPGGSPGGSGSALSTRSTEALEGISGRGPQTSSCQEEVGTPRKGLGARLQQLLTPSRRSSVSRIPPPELPTDLAPAARRSPMDSLLWPRERPGSTASESSASLGSEWDLSESSLSSLSLRRSSERLTDTPGPFQPPSLEILLSSCSLCRACDSLVYEKELMAGWAPDDSNLNTTCPFCASPFVPLLSVQTLDSRPSAPSPQSALAGASGSQDAPVPGGPGPVLSDRRLCLALDEPQHLAMLCGGKGXPEEHEGSASRRVENGAWAYLSPLVLRKELESLVENEGSEVLALPELPAAHPIIFWNLLWYFQRLRLPSILPGLVLTSCDEPPPGQPSQGPSPRLTPDPASVHVRLLWDVLTPDPNSCPPLYVLWRVHSQIPQRVVWPGPVPSCLSLTLLESVMRHVGLNEVHKAVGLLLETXGPPPTGLHLQRGIYREILFLXMAALGKDTVDIVAFDKKYKSAFNKLASSMGKEELRLRRAQMPTPKAIDCSKMFGAPLEC; this is translated from the exons ATGAAGGCAG ATGCCGTGAGTGAAGGGGGGGCCATGGCTGAGGAGCGGCCTCCCCGGTTGGTGGATTATTTCGTGGTGGCTGGGCTTGCAGGAGATGGAGCACCTATGCCTGAGGAGACCTGGGTTCCTGAACCTACTGGGCCCCGGCGCCCTCCTAGGCCAGCTGAACCTATTACAGATGTGGCAGTCATTGCTAGAGCACTGGGCGAGGAGGTGCCCCAGGGCTACACATGCATCCAGACGTCTGCTGGTGGCCACCCCTTGGAGCTCAGTGCTGGGCTCCTGGGTGGAACTCAGCCAGTCATCTGCTACCGCAGGGGGCGTGACAAGCCCCCCCTCGTTGAGCTGGG GGTGTTATATGAAGGGAAGGAACGTCCTAAACCTGGCTTCCGAGTGCTTGACACGACACCATATAGTCACTCAGCCAACTTGGCCCCTCCTGGCCCTGGGCATCCTCGCACCTACCTCATGTACCGGCGGGCAGCAGAG GGGGCAGGGTTGCATGCCCTGGGCATCACTGACCTTTGCCTGGTTCTGCCCAGCAAGGGTGAAGGCACTCCTCACACTTACTGCCGGTTGCCACGCAACCTCAACCCTGGCATG TGGGGCCCAGCAGTGTACCTGTGCTACAAGGTGGGCCTGGCCAAGGCCAACACGCTGGTGTATGAGGCAG AGCTGCTGGGCCGCTACCCACAGGAAGACAACGAGGCATTCCCGCTGCCCGAGTCAGTGCCAGTCTTCTGCCTGCCCATGGGAGCCACTATTGAGTGCTGGCCTGCCCAGACCAAGTACCCGGTGCCCGTCTTCTCCACCTTTGTGCTCACAGGGGCTGCCGGTGATAAG GTGTATGGTGCCGCCTTGCAGTTCTATGAAGCGTTCCCAAGGGCCAGGCTGTCAGAAAGGCAGTCACGGGCACTGGGCCTGTTGAGTGCTGTGGAACGGGGCCGGACACTGGGGGGCCGAGCCGTGCGCAGCCGGCGCGCCATTGCTGTGCTGTCCCGCTGGCCAGCCTTCCCAGCCTTCAGAGCCTTCCTTACCTTCCTTTACCGCTACTCCGTCTCAGGCCCCCACCGTCTGCCCTTGGAAGC gCACATCTCCCACTTCATTCACAACGTCCCGTTCC TCCCACAGAGACCACGCATCCTAGTGCAG ATGTCTCCCTATGACAACCTGCTCCTCTGTCAGCCTGTCTCCTCACCCCTGCCCCTCAG TGGTGCTAGCTTTCTGCAGCTGCTGCAGAACCTGGGCCCAGAATTGGCTATTACATTGCTGCTGGCTGTGCTCACAGAGCACAAACTGCTGGTCCACTCGCTGCGGCCAGATCTGCTCACCAGTGTCTGCGAGGCCCTTGTCTCA ATGATCTTCCCACTGCACTGGCAGTGCCCCTACATTCCGCTGTGCCCGCTGGTGCTGGCGGATGTGCTGAGCGCCCCTGTGCCCTTCATTGTGGGTATCCACTCCAGTTATTTCGATCTGCATGACCCACCTCCTGATGTCATCTGTGTTGATCTCGATACCAACACGCTCTTCCA AACGGAGGAGAAGAAGCCCCTCTCTGCTAGGACCCTGCCCCGCAGACCATACAAGCTTTTGCTGGCCACACTGACAAATCTGTACCAGCAGCTGGACCAGA CTTACACTGGACCAGAAGAGGAGGCCTCCCTGGAATTCCTGCTGACTGACTACGAGGCAGTGTGTGGCCGCCGGACACGCCTGGAGCGGGAAGTCCAGGGAGCCTTTCTT CGCTTCATGGCTTGCCTGCTCAAAGGCTACAGGGACTTC CTGCGCCCCCTCACCGAGGCCCCCTCTGAGGGGTCTCGTGATGTCGACAACCTTTTCTACCTTCAGGGTAA TTTCCTCAAGTCCCGGGAACGCTCGAGCCACAAGCTGTACTCGCAGCTGCTGCACACGCAGATGTTCTCGCAGTTCATCGAGGAGTGCTCTTTTGGCTCTGCCCGCCATGCTGCCCTTGAGTTCTTTGACTCTTGTGTCGATAAG GTCCACCCAGAGCAGGAGAAGCCCGAGCCAACACCCTTAGTGGAACTGGAGGAGCTCTCAGGAAGTGAGCTCACTGTCTTCATCACACCCCCAGAGGATCCCCCAGTACTGGAAGGCAGTGAATCTGCTCCCCAGTACTG TTATGATGGGTTTCCAGAGCTAAGAGCTGAGCTATTTGAGTCTCCTCAGGAACAACAGGGAGCGCTGCCTGTGCCGGGCCCATCCCGTAGTGCCCCTAGCAGTCCTGCGCCTCGCCGAACCAAACAG GAGATGAAGGTCGCACAGCGAATGGCCCTA AAGTCAGCCGCTGTGCCTGAGCTGTGGGCCCGGTGCCTACTAG CCTGCTATGGACTGTGGttcctgtgcctgcctgcctatgTGCGGTCGGCGCCCTCCCGGGTGCGAGCCCTGCATAAAGCCTACCACGTGTTGCGTGAGATGGAGAGCCGCAAGGTGGTGCTCCCCGATGAG GTGTGTTACCGAGTGTTGATGCAGCTCTGCTCACACTATGGGCAGCCTGTGCTGTCCGTGAAAGTCATGCTAGACATGCGGCGGGCAGGCATTGTGCCCAACACCATCACCTACGGTTACTACAACAAG GCTGTGCTGGAAAGCAAATGGCCATCTGGTACACCGGGTGGACGCCTACGCTGGGCCAAGCTCCGGAATGTCGTCTTGGGGGCTGCTCAGTTCCGCCAGCCCTTGAAAGACAgacggcagcagcagcagcagcagcagcagcagcagcaggagatggCTGTGCATCAAGAGTCGGGCAGCTCTCAGACAG AACCCTGTCTGGAGTGCCCCTCCCCAACACGCCCTCTTCAGCGCCAGACTACTTGGGCAGGGCGAAGTCTGCGGGAGCCATCCTCACCCACCGGGCGCCTGGTCAAGAGTGGCAGCCTAGGCAGTGCTCGAggggcacagcccactgtggagGCTGGTGTAGCGCACA TGATAGAGGCCTTGGGGGTCCTCGAACCCCATGGATCACCTGTGCCTTGGCAGGATGGAAGTCTGTCAGACCTGAGTCTGACGGGGGAAGAACTGGCACCTGGAGGAAGCCCCGGGGGCTCTGGATCAGCCCTCAGTACCCGCTCCACCGAGGCCCTAGAAGGGATAAGTGGGCGGGGTCCCCAAACAAGTAGCTGTCAGGAGGAGGTGGGCACCCCCAGAAAAGGGCTGGGTGCCCGCCTCCAACAGCTGCTCACCCCTTCCCGCCGCTCCTCTGTCTCCCGCATACCCCCACCTGAGTTGCCCACCGACCTTGCTCCTGCGGCCCGCCGAAGTCCCATGGATAGCCTTCTGTGGCCCCGAGAACGCCCTGGATCCACTGCTTCTGAG AGTTCCGCCTCTCTGGGCAGTGAGTGGGATCTTTCAGAGTCTTCTCTTAGCAGCCTGAGCCTTCGCCGTTCCTCGGAGCGCCTCACTGACACCCCTGGACCTTTCCAGCCTCCTTCCCTAGAA ATTCTGCTGTCCAGCTGCTCCTTGTGCCGTGCC TGTGACTCCCTGGTGTATGAGAAGGAA CTCATGGCTGGCTGGGCACCCGATGACTCT AACCTCAATACAACTTGCCCCTTCTGTGCCTCTCCCTTTGTGCCCCTGCTCAGTGTCCAGACCCTTGATTCCCGACCCAG TGCCCCTAGCCCACAGTCTGCCCTTGCTGGTGCCAGTGGCAGTCAAGACGCTCCTGTCCCT GGGGGTCCCGGCCCTGTGCTCAGTGACCGGAGG CTCTGCCTTGCCCTGGATGAACCCCAGCATCTTGCAATGCTATGTGGGGGTAAGGGCTGACCAGAGGAACATGA GGGG AGTGCTTCCCGGAGAGTTGAGAATGGGGCATGGGCATACCTGAGCCCTCTGGTACTGCGGAAGGAACTGGAGTCTCTGGTT GAGAATGAAGGCAGTGAG GTGTTGGCCTTGCCTGAATTGCCCGCTGCCCACCCCATCATCTTCTGGAACCTCCTGTGGTATTTCCAACGCCTACGCCTGCCTAGTATTCTACCGGGCTTGGTGTTGACCTCCTGCGATGAGCCCCCACCCGGCCAG CCCTCCCAGGGACCATCTCCTAGGCTAACCCCTGACCCAGCCTCTGTGCACGTGCGTCTGCTGTGGGATGTCCTGACCCCCGACCCCAACAGCTGTCCACCTCTCTATGTGCTCTGGAGGGTCCACA GCCAGATCCCACAGCGAGTTGTATGGCCAGGCCCAGTGCCCTCATGTCTTAGCTTGACCTTACTGGAGTCAGTGATGCGCCATGTTGGACTTAACGAGGTTCATAAAGCTGTCGGGCTCCTGCTGGAAACCTAGGGCCCCCCTCCCACTGGCCTGCACCTGCAGAG GGGAATCTACCGTGAGATCTTATTCC ACATGGCTGCGCTGGGCAAGGACACCGTGGACATAG TGGCCTTCGACAAGAAGTACAAGTCTGCCTTTAACAAGCTGGCCAGCAGCATGGGCAAGGAGGAGCTGAGGCTTCGGCGG GCACAGATGCCTACTCCCAAGGCC ATTGACTGTTCGAAAATGTTTGGAGCACCTTTGGAATGCTAG